From one Planktothrix agardhii NIES-204 genomic stretch:
- a CDS encoding serine/threonine protein kinase, which yields MTLYQPNDIIAQRYRIVTTLGEGGMGITYEAEDLTNYQRVAVKSVSLRQIKDWKILELFEREAKVLAHLHHPGIPKYLDYFHLDTDEDRQFYLIRELVSGDSLNTWLEKGWHPTEAEIKQIAVKILEILSYLHQLNPPIVHRDIKPQNIIRKADGTVFLVDFGAVQDVYRNTISLSGTFVGTIGYMPPEQLRGKAYPASDLYSLGGTLLYLLTNRSPDELPQKRMKINFDSIVNISPEFADWLEMMLEPILEDRYQSATAALKALKNNSTITSSNASQIQVCHKKPKGSRVKIQKTSRSLVVDIPPAGFRVDYLFLWFFTIFWNGMILLPVLSNGILFLFSPIILFVIVGAVSFYYLIWASFSKTQIKIDQKEFIIHKKLFFKIWISQGKTADLDKILINNTGTTINEKPVINCILYEGIIKHQFGSLLEQQEKEWLVAEISDFLQKLKGRKH from the coding sequence ATGACTCTATACCAACCCAATGATATTATTGCTCAACGCTATCGCATCGTTACCACTTTGGGTGAAGGAGGCATGGGAATTACCTATGAAGCCGAAGATCTCACCAATTATCAACGAGTTGCCGTTAAATCAGTTTCCCTGCGACAGATAAAAGACTGGAAAATCTTGGAATTATTTGAACGAGAAGCTAAAGTTCTCGCCCATTTGCATCATCCCGGAATTCCTAAATATTTGGATTATTTTCACCTCGATACCGATGAAGATCGACAGTTTTATTTAATTCGAGAATTAGTTTCTGGAGACTCTTTAAATACTTGGCTTGAAAAAGGTTGGCATCCAACTGAAGCCGAAATCAAGCAAATTGCTGTTAAAATTTTAGAGATTCTCAGCTATTTACATCAACTCAATCCCCCAATTGTTCACCGGGATATTAAACCTCAAAATATTATTAGAAAAGCAGATGGAACAGTCTTTTTAGTGGATTTTGGAGCCGTTCAAGATGTTTACCGTAACACCATTTCCTTGAGTGGAACCTTTGTGGGAACGATTGGATATATGCCACCGGAACAGTTGCGAGGAAAAGCCTATCCTGCATCGGATTTGTATAGTTTGGGAGGAACTTTATTATATTTATTAACCAACCGTTCCCCTGATGAACTGCCTCAAAAACGAATGAAAATTAATTTTGATTCTATTGTTAACATTTCACCCGAATTTGCTGACTGGTTAGAGATGATGTTAGAACCTATCTTGGAAGATCGATATCAGTCTGCAACCGCAGCTTTAAAGGCACTGAAAAATAATTCTACCATCACGTCTTCTAATGCTTCTCAGATTCAGGTTTGTCATAAAAAGCCGAAAGGAAGTCGAGTTAAAATCCAAAAAACATCCAGAAGCTTAGTTGTTGATATTCCCCCTGCGGGTTTTCGGGTTGACTATCTATTTTTATGGTTTTTTACTATTTTTTGGAATGGAATGATACTCTTGCCAGTTCTATCTAATGGCATTCTATTTCTATTCTCACCCATTATTCTTTTTGTAATAGTAGGTGCTGTTTCATTTTATTATCTTATTTGGGCTTCATTTAGCAAAACTCAAATTAAAATTGATCAGAAAGAGTTTATAATCCATAAAAAATTATTCTTTAAAATTTGGATATCACAAGGAAAAACAGCGGATTTGGATAAAATTTTGATCAACAATACAGGAACTACTATTAATGAAAAACCCGTAATCAATTGTATCTTGTATGAAGGAATTATCAAGCATCAATTTGGTTCTTTATTGGAGCAGCAGGAAAAAGAATGGCTAGTGGCTGAGATCTCTGATTTTCTGCAAAAATTAAAGGGGAGAAAACATTAA